The sequence below is a genomic window from Streptomyces sp. NBC_00289.
CGCCGGGACGACCCGTCCGGTTTCCCGTCGCCCCACGAGCACCCCAGAGGACCACGCCATGGCGGACCTGACCCATCTCGACGCCCAGAAGCTCAAGACGTTCAGGGAGAACGACCTGGCCACGTTCATCACGGCCCTCAAGAACATCGTGAAGGACGACCCCAACGGGATCCTGGCCCTGCACAGCATCGTGAAGGGAACCATCCCCGCCGCGTACATGGACGAGAACCCCGTCCTCGGCATCGGCCTCATGACGGGCGACGACACGGTCTACGGCAAGACACTGGTGGCGTCGGCCCTGGGGTCCGCGAAGTCCATCGACGACATCCTCGGCGATCAGAAGATCCTCTTCGACGACATCGACGACAGCCTGGAGGAGACCATCACCACCCTCCTCCACACCCAGGGCAGCACGCTGGAGAGCATCAGCGGCGAGAAGCTGCTCGACGTCTGGTCCGGAGTCGACGAGGACCTGGAGGACGCGGGGTCGTCCGACGACTGACCCGCGGCCACCGCCGCATCGCCGCCCACCTCCTCCACCCCCACGCAGCGGAGCCCCGCCATGCCGATAGTTTCCGACACCGACGACTACTGGGGAAAGGCGGTCACCCTCTACACCGGCTACCCGCTCCCCAGCAGGAAGAAGCTGTTCGACACGCTCATGAGCAGCGAGGGCTTCCCGCTCTTCCGCATGGACATCTCGATCATGTCGTCGACCGAGCTGACGTCGAGCAACTTCTCCGTCCTGGTCGGCTGGCACACCCAGCAGGGCGAGGACTACGACCTGGCGTTCGTCCACGCCGGCGGCGACGGCAGGCACGATGACGGCACCCTGTACCAGGCGAACATCGTCTTCATCGGCGTGCCGGTGGACGGCAACGGCCGAGCCCGGCTGCTGGACGCCGGGGAACTCTGGAGCGCGGGCAAGTTCACCGGCGTACTCGGCAACGAATGGGACCTGAGTCTGCTCTCGCAGTACCAGAGCGGATCCAAGGCGGCGATCGACCAACTGCGCTCCGCCCGCACCACGCGCGGGTTCTCGTACAACGGACTGACGGTGGTCAACAGCGAGGCCGTGGACGCCGACTCCTTCGAACGCACCGCCCAGGCCTTCGACCGGGCGATGAAGTTCTTCGAGGACCACGCGGCGACGCT
It includes:
- a CDS encoding type VII secretion system-associated protein, producing the protein MADLTHLDAQKLKTFRENDLATFITALKNIVKDDPNGILALHSIVKGTIPAAYMDENPVLGIGLMTGDDTVYGKTLVASALGSAKSIDDILGDQKILFDDIDDSLEETITTLLHTQGSTLESISGEKLLDVWSGVDEDLEDAGSSDD